The following coding sequences lie in one Rutidosis leptorrhynchoides isolate AG116_Rl617_1_P2 chromosome 4, CSIRO_AGI_Rlap_v1, whole genome shotgun sequence genomic window:
- the LOC139840224 gene encoding calcium-binding protein CBP-like: MSGYPHYPSGYGGPPTSQPYGAPAQPYGAPAQPYGAPAANPYGAPAQPYGQPPHGQPNQSPYAPVASPYGAPAASPYSAPSAPYGAPEPQTKPPKDHNKPSSAAAGSPYGAPQPGGGYPHAPGSYGSPFSALLPSTFPPGTDPNVVACFQVADQDGSGVIDDKELQRALSSYNQSFSIRTVHLLMYLFTNTNTRKIGPKEFTQVFYSLQNWRANFEKFDRDRSGKIDTNELREALLSLGFAVSPVVLDLLVSKFDKSGGKNKAIEYDNFIECCLTVKGLTEKFKEKDTSYSGSATFTYEAFMLTVLPFLIA; encoded by the exons ATGTCTGGATACCCCCATTACCCTTCCGGCTACGGTGGACCACCTACATCTCAACCTTACGGTGCACCTGCACAACCCTACGGTGCACCAGCACAACCTTATGGCGCACCCGCAGCTAATCCTTACGGTGCACCTGCACAACCCTACGGTCAACCACCACACGGTCAACCAAATCAATCACCTTACGCACCTGTAGCCAGTCCGTACGGTGCACCAGCAGCTAGCCCTTACAGTGCACCCTCAGCACCTTACGGTGCACCCGAACCTCAAACTAAACCACCAAAGGATCATAATAAACCGTCGTCAGCTGCCGCTGGTTCTCCCTACGGTGCTCCTCAGCCTGGTGGTGGATATCCACATGCGCCGGGATCGTACGGAAGTCCGTTTTCGGCGTTGTTGCCGTCGACGTTCCCGCCGGGAACAGATCCTAACGTTGTTGCGTGTTTTCAGGTGGCGGATCAGGACGGAAGTGGTGTGATCGACGATAAGGAATTGCAGAGAGCGTTATCTTCGTATAATCAAAGTTTTAGCATCCGTACTGTTCATCTTCTTATGTATCTCTTCACCAATACAAACACTAGAAAAATTG GACCTAAGGAATTCACTCAAGTTTTCTACAGTTTACAGAACTGGAGG GCTAACTTtgagaaatttgatagagatcgtagtGGCAAGATTGATACAAATGAATTGAGAGAGGCCCTATTGAGCCTAGGCTTTGCAGTTTCACCTGTGGTTTTGGATTTGTTGGTTTCCAAGTTCGACAAGTCTGGTGGAAAGAACAAGGCTATTGAATATGACAATTTCATCGA GTGCTGCTTGACTGTTAAG GGGCTAACCGAAAAGTTCAAGGAGAAGGACACTTCATACTCAGGGAGTGCTACATTTACGTATGAGGCGTTCATGTTGACTGTTTTGCCATTCCTCATTGCTTAG
- the LOC139844124 gene encoding flavonol sulfotransferase-like — protein MSLLDASKPSFVNRRNEKDRQDEKARFAALTDKYKDRLTTLPTEKDWVFDKLYMYQGFWYMSNDLVSIYTLFALQETFKARPTDIYVVTFPKCGTTWIKALVFAIVNRNIYKIDSRTHPLLIHNSHDCVPFIETDFYKSIPTYNEAHSPRLFGTHTPYTSLPQSIIDSGCRIVYLCRDPKDVLVSLHHFVNQVRDKSRGLMTINEAFELFSKGVTPYGPYWDHVKGYYKAKTEHPTRILFLTYEDMKMDTRNNVKRIAEFLGCPFTKDEEGRGLIEEILSLCSFENLKNADKDGFFHGVPNSAYFREGKVGGWSDHLTNEMSLILDQIIKEKFHGLDISF, from the coding sequence ATGTCGCTCCTTGATGCTTCCAAACCTTCATTTGTAAATAGACGTAACGAAAAAGATCGTCAAGACGAAAAGGCTCGATTCGCCGCCCTTACTGATAAATACAAGGACCGATTGACAACACTTCCAACGGAGAAAGATTGGGTATTCGATAAACTATACATGTACCAAGGCTTTTGGTACATGTCAAATGATCTAGTCTCGATTTATACTCTTTTCGCCTTACAAGAAACTTTTAAAGCTCGCCCAACCGATATCTATGTTGTCACATTTCCAAAATGTGGGACAACATGGATCAAGGCACTCGTGTTTGCTATAGTGAACAGAAACATATACAAAATCGACTCGAGAACTCACCCTTTACTTATCCATAACTCTCATGATTGTGTGCCTTTCATTGAAACCGATTTTTACAAAAGTATACCTACTTATAATGAAGCACATTCACCGCGTCTTTTTGGTACTCATACACCTTATACTTCGTTACCTCAATCCATTATTGATTCTGGTTGTCGCATAGTTTATTTGTGTAGAGACCCTAAAGACGTTTTAGTCTCTTTACATCACTTTGTAAACCAAGTGAGAGACAAATCTCGTGGTCTAATGACAATAAACGAGGCATTTGAGTTGTTTAGTAAAGGTGTGACGCCGTACGGGCCATATTGGGATCATGTGAAAGGGTATTATAAGGCTAAGACCGAACACCCTACAAGGATTTTATTTTTAACATACGAAGACATGAAAATGGACACTAGGAATAATGTGAAACGTATAGCCGAGTTCTTGGGATGTCCTTTTACGAAAGATGAAGAAGGTCGAGGTTTAATCGAAGAAATTTTGAGCTTGTGTAGTTTCGAAAACTTAAAAAATGCCGATAAAGATGGATTTTTTCATGGTGTTCCTAATAGTGCTTACTTTAGAGAAGGTAAAGTTGGAGGTTGGAGTGATCATCTCACTAATGAAATGAGTTTGATTTTAGATCAAATCATCAAAGAAAAGTTCCATGGTTTGGATATTTCATTCTAA